The nucleotide sequence TTCGTCTGAATTAAAAATTCTTTCAGAGCTTCCAACTCCTGATTTACTTCTATGCGAATCGCCTGATAGATCTGAGCCAGGATCTTGTTTTCTTTATGCTTCGGAAGAAATCTTCCTAAGGTATTTTTAAGTTGCTCTCCGGATCGAATCTCCCCGTTCTTTCGCGCTTCTACAATTACCCGGGCCATTCCGGCAGCAGACCGCAACTCACCGTACTGAAAAAGCACCGACCGCAGTCGCTTTTCCTCGTAGTGGTTTACCACATCGAACGCCGAAAAGGATTCATCCTGATTCATTCGCATATCCAGATCTGCATCAAACCGCGTTGAAAAGCCGCGTTCGGGTATATCGAACTGATGAGAGGAAACACCAAAATCACCTAAAATTCCATCGACCTGAGTGAAGCCATGAAATCGAAGAAAGCGCCTGAGAAACCTAAAGTTTTCGTTAATCAATAAAAACCGAGAATCGTCGATAGCATTTTCAAGCGCATCTTTATCCTGATCGAAAGCGATCAATTTTCCTTTTTCACCTAAGCGTTTCAAAATTTCTCTGGAGTGTCCGCCGCCCCCAAAAGTCACATCCACATAAACACCGTCGGGCGCTACGGCCAGACCGTCTACAGTTTCGGTTAACAGTACCGGATTATGATATTCCATTAGCAGCATCGCTTGTATCACCCATAACTTCTTCGGCCAGATCTGCAAAATCACTTGCGGCATCATCAATGGCCTGTTCATAATTTTTCTTATCCCAGATCTCAACGATATTGATCGCAGAAGAGATCACCAACTCTTTTTGAATTCCAGCAAACGAGGCAAGGTCCTTGGGAATGTTTAACCGCCCTGAAGCATCCAATTCCACCGTACGCACCCCTGCAGTAAACCGACGAATAAAATCATTGTTCTTACGATTAAACCTGTTGAGCTTGCTCATTTTCTCCATCAACAGTTCCCACTCCTGCATAGGATACATCTCCAGACAAGGCTGAAATACAGCTCGCTTTAAAACAAAGCTTTGAGATGCCACTGGCGCCAGCTGTTTCTTAAGATCGGCCGGAACCATTACACGCCCTTTTACATCTGCTTTACACTCGTATGTTCCTATTAAATTGAGCACCAATGGGTTCTAATTAGAAAAATATTATCCCAAATATATAGAACTTTTACCACTTTTTACCACTTTTTACCACATTGTTGATAAGTTTTGACATGTCGATGATCCTGAAACAATTAGCGGTCACTTTTATGCTGTGATGACCGCTTATAATCGCACCATTTTTTTAAATCGTGTTTCGTTAAAATTTGTGTACTTTTGCCTTTGTTAACTGCATTAACCAGAATGACCAATAATCTTAAGAAAGAAGGAAAATTTACGTATCTCGAACTAGGTCAGGGTACCCCTATCATAGTGTTGCACGGACTCATGGGTGGCCTGAGTAATTTTGATGGGGTTTCGGATTATTTTCCAGAAAAGGGCTATAAAATCCTTATTCCTGAACTTCCCATTTACTCCATGTCACTCTTAAACACGAACGTGAAGAATTTCGCGAAATATGTATCGGCGTTTATTGATCATATTGGAGAAAAGCAAGTGATTCTTCTTGGTAATTCTTTAGGAGGACACATTGGTCTTCTATGCACAAAAATGTATCCTGAAAAGATCAAGGCCCTTATCATTACAGGAAGCTCGGGGCTATACGAAAGTGCCATGGGAGAAAGTTATCCCAAGCGCGGTGATCGGGACTATATTCAGAAGAAGGCAGAAAATGTTTTTTACGATCCAAAAGTTGCCACCAAAGAGATCGTTGATGAAGTATATGCCACGGTAAATGACCGCAACAAACTAATTCGCACACTGGCAATTGCCAAAAGTGCCATCCGTCATAATATGGCAAAAGATCTGCCACATATGCATACCCCTACCTGTATAATTTGGGGCGAAAATGACACGGTAACTCCGCCAGAGGTAGCCAAAGAGTTTCATGAGCTGTTACCCGATTCAGATATCTTCTGGATCGAAAAATGTGGTCATGCTGCCATGATGGAACATCCCAATGAATTCAATATCCTTCTCAATAACTGGCTTCAGAAAAGAGGATTTTAAAAACCCAACATGCAAATCAAATCGGCAGAATTTGTAATGAGCAACAGTGAAGTTGCCAAATGCCCGAAAAACCGTCTTCCTGAATACGCGTTTATCGGCCGATCTAATGTTGGAAAATCTTCCCTTATCAATATGCTGATGCAGCGAAAAAATCTTGCAAAAACAAGCGGACGTCCGGGGAAAACACAACTCATCAATCATTTTATAGTCAATCAAAATTGGTATCTGGTCGATTTGCCCGGTTATGGATATGCACGGGTATCTAAATCGTCTAAGAAAACCTTTCAGAAGTTTATCACAAATTATTTTGAAAAACGGCAACAGCTTGTACTCGCCTTTGTACTTATCGATTGCAGACACGAACCGCAACCTATAGATTTGGAGTTTATGCAGTGGCTGGGTGAAAATCAGATTCCATTTGCGATGATATTTACCAAGGCCGACAAATTAAAACCAAATGCGCTGGAGCGGAATATTGAAGATTACAAGACTAAAATGCTGGAAACCTGGGAAGAAATTCCACCGTATTTTGCGACATCTTCCAGTAAGGGTACCGGTAGGGATGAGGTGCTTCAGTACATTGATGCTATCAATGAAGAAATAAGCGGGAACCTTTAAAGGTCCAGGCTTTTTTAAATTCTACTACTCTCGTTTTAATTCGAGCTTTTCAGCGAAGTAATCGCAAAAATCCTTCATAGTCGCACTCATCTTTTCATCATTTGTAGCCCGTTGAAAAGTATCGGCCATCGCACTTAAGGTTTGATGAAAAAATATCTTCATTTCATCCAGCGGCATGTCTTTGGTCCAGAGATCAATTCGCAGGGATTCTTTATTATTATGATCCCATACGCTTAAAAAAATGGCCTTAGCTTCTTCCATATCCACCCCACCATCTTTTGCAGACCATCTTAATTTTTCAGGAATTTTATTTTCGTCCAATACTACATTGATCGTTATATCTGAAGTAAGTTTTGCCATTATTTTTTCGGTTTGTATTTAGATTTTGTAAAAATTTCTTCGGTACTGGCGATCATAAGCTGATCGAAGGTAACATCATTGTTTTCCATATAGGATTTCACGATCTGCCACCCCAGAAACCTACCTGCCATTCCGGGAGATTCATTATCGATCTCCAGATAGAATTTTGAGAAAGGCGCCGGGTTGATAAAACGTGGAGGTAGTTTCGCATCGGTGCTATACAATAATTCATTTTCTATGAAATAACGCCACATATCGGCCTCATTGTCGTGTACCCACTGCATTTCCTCCTCCGTATACCCAATTTTATGCGCATCAGAAGTTTCGGGAAGCCAGAGGTCCTTAATATATAATTCCTTTCCGAAATAGATCATTTGAGCCAGAAGTGACCGTTGTCGCGGAGGAGAAATTAATCTTTTGGCATATGTGGCTGCTACATCTTGTACAATCTGATCTTCCTTCATATTCTTGGAAATATAAAGATGGATATCCTCATAGAAATAATGATCACTTCCCAGATAATTATCAAGGGAAATTACCAGGGTCTTGTTGGCCAGGATCACTTTATTTCTGTAATCTACATCAGATGTGGTGGTCACGATTTGTGGCGGACTAAAAGACGAAACATAGTATTTTATATGCCTAAAAAGGGCTTCCAATTCTTCCTCCAGAGGTTCATTTTCCGGAAACTTCTTAAGTACTTCTGCTTCCAATTGTTTCTGAAGGGTATCCTGCATTTTTTGTCGCCAGATGCTGTCTGGATATTGTTCAGGAAAAAATACGGGAAATTCACTTTTTAATTTGGGTAGCTCATCAACCGAAGCTTCAGCAAAGATCTTGTCGAACCGAATAATAGAAATATCCATAGGTATCGCTTCTATTTGTTTTTCGGTTTCCGATTTGGTTTCACAGGAAACAACAAAAAGCACGGCAAACGTCAACACTATATATTTCATAGGAAATGTAACTAGACTCTTCTTAAACGTCATTGCTTTTTATTAATTTTACTTTAGTGTACTTTTGTGGTGCAAAGGTATTTTTTTTAGTTCAAAATCGAGCCTTCCTGATCGCGAGTTTTACGAATATTAAATTATTGATAGCTAACACCCATGCAGACCGAAAAAGTTATAGACCATATAGTAAACTGGCTTAAAAATTATGCCATCAACGCCCGTATGGACG is from Constantimarinum furrinae and encodes:
- the gldB gene encoding gliding motility lipoprotein GldB encodes the protein MKYIVLTFAVLFVVSCETKSETEKQIEAIPMDISIIRFDKIFAEASVDELPKLKSEFPVFFPEQYPDSIWRQKMQDTLQKQLEAEVLKKFPENEPLEEELEALFRHIKYYVSSFSPPQIVTTTSDVDYRNKVILANKTLVISLDNYLGSDHYFYEDIHLYISKNMKEDQIVQDVAATYAKRLISPPRQRSLLAQMIYFGKELYIKDLWLPETSDAHKIGYTEEEMQWVHDNEADMWRYFIENELLYSTDAKLPPRFINPAPFSKFYLEIDNESPGMAGRFLGWQIVKSYMENNDVTFDQLMIASTEEIFTKSKYKPKK
- the mraZ gene encoding division/cell wall cluster transcriptional repressor MraZ, with translation MLNLIGTYECKADVKGRVMVPADLKKQLAPVASQSFVLKRAVFQPCLEMYPMQEWELLMEKMSKLNRFNRKNNDFIRRFTAGVRTVELDASGRLNIPKDLASFAGIQKELVISSAINIVEIWDKKNYEQAIDDAASDFADLAEEVMGDTSDAANGIS
- the gldC gene encoding gliding motility protein GldC, yielding MAKLTSDITINVVLDENKIPEKLRWSAKDGGVDMEEAKAIFLSVWDHNNKESLRIDLWTKDMPLDEMKIFFHQTLSAMADTFQRATNDEKMSATMKDFCDYFAEKLELKRE
- the rsmH gene encoding 16S rRNA (cytosine(1402)-N(4))-methyltransferase RsmH gives rise to the protein MEYHNPVLLTETVDGLAVAPDGVYVDVTFGGGGHSREILKRLGEKGKLIAFDQDKDALENAIDDSRFLLINENFRFLRRFLRFHGFTQVDGILGDFGVSSHQFDIPERGFSTRFDADLDMRMNQDESFSAFDVVNHYEEKRLRSVLFQYGELRSAAGMARVIVEARKNGEIRSGEQLKNTLGRFLPKHKENKILAQIYQAIRIEVNQELEALKEFLIQTNEVLKPGGRLSLISYHSLEDRLVKRFMRNGLFEGEPEKDVFGRVDVPFKPVGKFIVPSEEEIRNNNRARSAKLRIAEKL
- the yihA gene encoding ribosome biogenesis GTP-binding protein YihA/YsxC, producing the protein MQIKSAEFVMSNSEVAKCPKNRLPEYAFIGRSNVGKSSLINMLMQRKNLAKTSGRPGKTQLINHFIVNQNWYLVDLPGYGYARVSKSSKKTFQKFITNYFEKRQQLVLAFVLIDCRHEPQPIDLEFMQWLGENQIPFAMIFTKADKLKPNALERNIEDYKTKMLETWEEIPPYFATSSSKGTGRDEVLQYIDAINEEISGNL
- a CDS encoding alpha/beta fold hydrolase — protein: MTNNLKKEGKFTYLELGQGTPIIVLHGLMGGLSNFDGVSDYFPEKGYKILIPELPIYSMSLLNTNVKNFAKYVSAFIDHIGEKQVILLGNSLGGHIGLLCTKMYPEKIKALIITGSSGLYESAMGESYPKRGDRDYIQKKAENVFYDPKVATKEIVDEVYATVNDRNKLIRTLAIAKSAIRHNMAKDLPHMHTPTCIIWGENDTVTPPEVAKEFHELLPDSDIFWIEKCGHAAMMEHPNEFNILLNNWLQKRGF